The genomic segment TGGGAGGCCGCCTCAAGGCTGGCAGCATCATCTGTCTGGCTGTCAGCCTCCTGTATTGGCCCGTCCTGATCAGCCATGTCCGCCAGAAGATCTTCAAGCCCCTGGCCGGGCCTTTTTTTAAAATTGGCCAGGGCTCTGGCTATGGAAGACCTGGTGGCCAGGTGAACCATTGGTTCCAGCCCGGTCATGAACCGGATGTCGTCCAGAGCACTGATCCTGCCCGGTTCAGAACAGGCCAGGTAAAGCTTTTGGTCCTGGACAAAAAAAGGAACTGCCTGGTACTTTTCCCAGCTCTCCCTGTCCAGCAGGTCCATGACCTGTTCAGGAATATTCAGAGCCCCTGGCTCCACCACAGGCAGTCCCAGGGCCATGGCCATGTGATCCCGGTATAATTCCTGAGTGATAAGCCCCAGGACCAGAGCTGCCCTGGCAAAGTCAAGTTTTCTGTCAGCCTGTTCCTGCTGAACAGTTCTGACCTGATCCCTGTCCAGGCCTGCCTGCTCAATCAATTTTCGGGTCAAGGAATGGTGGTTCATGCTTCAATGCCAGTCTTTCCAGGATCTCTTGATCAGCCGGCAGAAAATCCCTGGTAACGGCTTCAGCCGGATCAAACCATGCCATCTCCTGCCTTTCCCTGGCCACAATATTTCCGTCATAACCGGTGACCATATAGAAATGGACATGGGCGTTGATATGATCATAACTCTTTTTCAGGCTGGTCCACAACCAGAAATCCCTGGGGATTATACCCAGTTCTTCATATAATTCCCGGACCAGGGCCTCTGCCACCGGTTCTCCAGGCTCGGCCTTGCCTCCGGGGAACTCCCAGAATCCGGCCAATACCTTGCCCTGGGGCCTTTGCACCCCCAGGACCAGACCGTCTCTGACCACAATGCCTGCTGCAACACTTATCCAGCTCATGACCGGATTGGCTCCTGTTTTTCAGGGTTTTCTGGATTCCAGGCTTCCGATCTCCTGCTCCAGTTTCTCCAGCCTGGCCATGAGCATTTCATTCTCCTCCACCAGGGCCTGATACTCCAGGTTCAGGGTTTTGAATTTTTCAGGCTCCTGATAGGTCTCTGGCCGGGCCATAATGGCCTCCACCTCTTCCTGCCTGGCCAGGCACTCTTCCAGCCGGCTTTCTTTGTGGCTGTATTCTGCTTTCAAGGGCTTGAGCAGCCTGTAGGCCTGGTTTCTGGCCTGGGCTTCCTGCCTGCGCCTTTGTTTCTGGGAAGTCCCTTCCTTTTTATCCCTGCTGACAGCCGGCCCCTTTTCCTGAGAACAGCTTTCCCGGCCTTTGGTCAGGAGATTATCATAATAGAGATCAAACCCGTGTCCATGCTGAGTGATCCCCTGGTTTTCCATTGTCCACACCTCTCCAGCCACCTGGGACAGCAGATAGCGGTCATGGGCGATGATGAACACTGCCCCGGGGAAATCCTTTAACGCTGCAATCAGGGCCTCCCTGCTTTCCATGTCCAGGTGGTTGGTGGGCTCGTCCAGGAGAAGCAGATTGGCCCGGGTCAGAAACAGGGAAGCAAGGATCAGTCTGGATTTTTCACCTCCGCTGAGGCTCATGGCCCTGCGCTCCCAAAACGATTCATCCAGCATGAACAGGCCCAGGACTGAACGGATCTCTTCTTCAGTGGGATTGCCTGTGGCCAGCCTTCTTATCTCAGTCAGAACCGTGTTCTCCAGGACCAGGGTCTCGGTCTGATGCTGGGTAAAATAACCGGGATAGGTGTTCCGGCCGAGCCTGACATACCCCTGTTCAGGTTCTAAGCAGTCCATGATAAGTTTAAAAAGGGTGGACTTGCCCGAACCATTAGGACCCATAAGGGCGATCTTCTGGCCATGAAAGAGCTGGAAGCTCAGATCATCCAGCAAAACAGGCTTGCCCGGATGGGTAAACTTAAGACCAGCGCAGGTTATGGCCACCCGGCTGGCCCTTCTTGGTGCCGGCCAGGAAAAATTCAGGGATTTTCCTTTCTGATCCTCCTGAAAATCCTTTATCCCTGAAGACAGCTTGTTGATCCTGTTCAGCCTGGCCTGGGCCTGCCTGGCCTTGGTGGCCTTGTATCTGAACCGGTCCACAAAGGACTGCAGATGTTTTATCCGGCCCTGGATCTTGTCCCTCTCCTTTTCCTTCAAAAGCTCCCGTTGTTCGTGCCAGTCCACAAAAGAAGAATAATTGCCAGGACGGAAATATGGCCGGTCAAAGCCCAGATGCAGGATATGAGTTACCACCCGGTCCAAGAAAAAGCGGTCATGGGCCACCAGGACCAGCATCCCTGAAAAACTCAGCAGGTAATCCTCCAGCCAGAGCACAGCCTCCATGTCCAGATGGTTGGTGGGTTCGTCCAGGATGAGCAGGTCTGCCCCCTGCAGCAGGACCCTGGACAGTTTGGCCCGCTCTCTCCACCCTCCGGACAAAGACCTTAAAGGAGAGCCAAAGGTCTTTTCTTCAAAACCAAGGCCGTTCAGAATTTTTTCCGCCTTGTACTCCGGATTGTAGCCATAGGCCTGCTCCATTTCAGCCTGGACATGAGAGAGTCTGGTCAGCTGGTCACTGTCCTCCCGGGCAATGGCCTGTTTCCACTTCCGCCAGAATTCACCCCAGTCAGGCAGGACATCCAGGACATACTCCAGAAGAGGGGTCTTTAGATCCTGACTGTCCAGTTCCTGAACCACATAGCCTGTTTTCAGCCCCCTGGGCAGATTGATGGACCCGGTATCCGGACCGGCCAGACCGGCCAGCATCCGAAGCAGGGTGGTCTTGCCGCATCCGTTGGGTCCGGTCACGGCAAGCCGGTTGCCGCTGTTGATCTCAAAGCTGAGATCTTTAAACAGATCCTCTCCGCTGTAACTCTTGGATATATTATTGATTGTTATCTTCATTTAATCATCTTCTGGATATCCTCAAAGGCAGTCATGGCTGCTGCTGCCCCCTGACCTGCAGCTGTGACGATCTGCCTGGGACCGCTGGTCACATCTCCGGCTGCATACACCCTGGGGATGCTGGTCCTGCCTCTTTGGTCAGTGCTGATAAAACCGTCCTCATCCCTGTCCAGGCCCAGGTAGTCAATAAAATCCGCATTGGGATTGATCCCTATGGCCACAAATACCCCTTGAACATCCATCACCTTTTCCCGGCCTGATTTCTCCTCCACCAGAACCACCTGCTCAACTGTTGACTCTCCCAGAACCTCTTTGACCACGTGACTCCAGTCCACAGGTATACCCAGGTTTTGCACCTGATCCTTGAGGTGTTTTTCCCCCCGGAACTCATCCCGGCGATGGACAATCCTCACCTTTGCCCCAAGATTGCTCAGGTGCAGGGCATCGGTCAGGGCCGTATTTCCCCCGCCCACCACCAGGACGGTCTTGTCTTTGTAGAAAAAGCCATCACAATGGGCGCAATAGCTGACTCCCCGGCCATGAAACCGGTCCTCACCAGGAACACCCAGTTTTTTCCAGGTCCCGCCAGTAGCCAGTATTACGGCCCGGCCCAGATATCCCCCCCTGGTGGTGGTGACCTCAATGTCCCGGCCCAGCCTGACTTCCAGCACTTCTTCCCCGGTCCTGGTCTGAAAATACTCCCTGGCCTGGGCCTCTATCATTTCCATGAGCCCTTTCCCGGGAATACTGGCAAACCCGGGGTAATTCTCAACCACCGGGGTCAGGGCCACCTGGCCGCCCACCACGGACTTTTCCAGGACAACGGTCCTGAGTCCGGATCTGGCCGCATAGATGCCTGCAGTCAGACCGGCCGGGCCAGCCCCGACTATGATCAGATCATACTTTTCAAGATCCGGGCTGCCCGGATAGGCAAAAATGGTCTGACCCGAAGTCAGGGTCACCAGCTCGGATGCAAAGGTCTCTTCAGCCACCAGGCCCAGGGTGGCCAGCTTGCCCTGATCATACACTGTATGCGGGACTGAACCGACATCATACTCCTTGGCCGCGTCAGGATACTGACCGACTTCTATGCATTCCATGCTGACCAGTCCGGGCAGTTCCACAGCCGCTTTCAGGGCATTGACCACCTGGGCCGGACAATAGGGACACTGGGGATTGACAAAGACCTGGACCGTCCTTTTTTCCTTCAGCCTGGCCAGGATCTTTCTGCTGGACGGGGCAAGGGAGCTGTCCCCGGTTGAGGCCATGATCACGGCCTGGATGAATGATTGCCCCTCTTCCCCGGATGGAGCCCCCATGAACCTGATTCCGTATTTTTCCGGAGCCACGTCCAGGACCAGAGGCCCTCTGACCTTGGCTGAAACCGCCTTTTCATCTTTTGAATCAAGGACCTCAAAGGTAATTTTCTGGTCCAGCCGGCTGAGATCCCGGACAAAATTAACAGCAAACTGACTATAAGGGTCTTTTTGATTGTCCGTGAATATTCTGATGGCCACTTCATGAACCAGGACCTGGGAAAACAGTTTTTTCAGATAGTCCTGCTGCTCCTGGTCCAGGACCCATTCGTCCTTTTTCTTTTTTGAAAAAAAAGCACTCATATTTTTCTCCGTAACCCTGAAGCTAATCGAGTTCAGCCTTAAAATCAATTTCCCCCTGGCCTGGTACCGGTATTTTGCCATTGTTTTTTCACATCCAACCATGTAAACAGACAGATGCAAACAAAATACAAGCTAATTCGGAGGTCATGCTTCATGATACCTAGTGAACTTCTTTACTCCAGATCCCATGAATGGGTCAAAGTTCAGGACCAGACAGCCCTGACCGGGATAACCTTTTTTGCCCAGGAACAGCTGGGAGACATTACCTTTGTGGAGCTGCCCCAGCCTGGAACAGACCTTGAAAAAGGACAGGAAATGGGCGTGGTGGAATCAGTCAAGGCAGCCAGTGAAATCTATGCCCCTGTTTCCGGTCAGGTGGTGGAGGTCAATCATGAACTGGAAAACTCCCCTGAACTTATCAACCAGGATCCCTATGGCCGGGGATGGCTGGTTAAGATCAAAGTCCTTGGTCCGGTAACCGGGCTGATCAGTCCTGAAGAGTACGCCGGACTGGTAGAGGGTGATTAACCTGGATTCAACCCCGGGCCCAATTGCTTTAACCTCAATCTAAACCCAGATATTTTAAGATGCCATACATACCCCACACCCAGGATCAGCAAAAGGAAATGCTTGAAACCATTGGACTCGGTTCCATGGACGAGCTTTTCCAGGATATCCCTGAGACCCTGACACCGGAAAAATTCGACCTGCCCCGGGGCAGGAGCGAAATGGAGGTCACGACTTTCCTGAGGCAGCTGGCCTCCCGGAACAGGACCGGACTCAAAAGCTTTCTCGGGGCTGGATTCTACGACCATTATATACCTGCGGCAGCCCCGGCCCTGGTCTCAAGATCTGAATTCTACACCGCATATACTCCTTATCAGGCTGAAGCCTCCCAGGGCAGCCTGCAGGCCCTGTTTGAATACCAGACCGCCATGGCCCGGCTCATGGACATGGATTATGCCAACGCCTCGGTCTATGACGGCGGAACAGCCATCTACGAAGCCATGATGATGGCGGTCAGACATACCAGACGCAAGAAAATTGTCATTTCCAGCGACCTGAGCCCCATTTACCAGCACATGCTCCAATGCTACACCAAAAACCTGCACCTGCATCTGGAAACCGTTGATCAATCCAATGGTCTGCCCGATACAAAAGGCCTGGCCCGGGCTCTGGATCAGGAGACCGCAGCCCTTATTGTTCAAAACCCCAATTTCTTCGGGAGCATATCCGACTACTCCGATCTTTTCCAGCAATGCGCAGCCATGGGGGCAGTCTCCATAATTTCTGTCTACCCGGTTCTGCAAAGCGTACTTAAAACCCCGGGTGAAATGAAGGCGGACATTGCAGTGGCCGAAGGTCAGTCCCTGGGGCTTCCCCTGAGTTTCGGCGGTCCGTACCTGGGGATAATGACCTGCTCCCGGAGTCTCATCCGTCAGATGCCTGGAAGGATCGTGGGCAAAACCAGGGATTCCCGGGGAAGGGAAGGATTCGTTTTGACCCTGCAGGCCAGAGAACAGCATATCCGCCGGGAAAAGGCCACTTCGAATATCTGTTCCAACCAGAGCCTGTGCGCCCTGCAGGCCCTGGCCTATATCTGCCTGATGGGGCCTGCCGGACTGGAGCAGACTGCCCTGAAAAGCATGGAGCTGGCCCGCTATGCTGCGGACAAGCTGACCTCCATTCCAGGAGTAAGCCTTTTGAACAAGGCCCCTTTTGGCAATGAATTCGCCATCCGCCTGCCTGTAAGCGCCTATGACCTCGTCGACAGCCTGGTACCCCGGGGATTTGTCCCGGGCTTTCCTCTGGGCAGGTACTATCCAGGCCTTGAAAACTGTCTGCTCATGGCCTGCACTGAAAAGATCAGTCCAACAGACATAGGCATGTTGTCCGAGCTCATCAGGGGGGCCCTGTAATGGCTTGCCTGCAGTCCGGCTGCTTTGTCTGAACTTTAATGTTCAGCTGGGTCTTTACAGACCTGTTTTAACCATCAAGGACCGTTTTAAAACACCATGAAGACAATATTTCAAAAATCAATTCCCGGCCGGACCAGCGCCCAGCAAACCAGGACCGGACCAGCACGCCCTGAACTCATTCCCGAATCCCTGTCCAGACAATCCCCGCCGGATCTGCCCAGGGTGAGTGAACTGGACGTTGTCCGTCATTTCACCGGACTGTCCAGACAAAACTTTGGAGTGGATTCCAATTTTTATCCTCTGGGCTCCTGCACCATGAAGTACAATCCCAAGTTCATGGAACAGGTGGCTGCACTCCCGGGCTTTACTGATCTGCACCCTTTGCTTCCCCAGCTCAAAGGAGCCGGGCTTTACACCCAGGGGGCCCTCCAGGTGATCTATGACCTGGAAGACCTGCTCTGCAGGATAACCGGCATGGACGCCTATACCCTGCAGCCCATGGCCGGAGCCCATGGAGAGCTCACCGGAGCCATGCTCATGGCTGCTTATCACCGAAAAAAAGGAAACCGCAAAACCAGGCTCATAGTTCCGGATTCAGCCCATGGAACCAATCCGTCCTCTGCTGCCATTGCCGGATATGAAGTGGTCAGCATCCAGTCCAAGGACGGGATCATCGATCCTGCAGCCCTTAAGCAGGTTCTGGACGAAAACGTGGCCGGAATAATGATGACCTGCCCCAACACCCTGGGGCTTTTTGAAACCCATCTGCCGGAAATAGTGGACCTGATCCATTCGGTGGATGGTCTTCTGTACTATGACGGAGCCAACCTGAACGCCATCCTTGGCCGGATGCTACCGGGCCGGGCCGGTTTTGACGTGGTCCATCTCAATCTGCACAAGACCTTTGGCACCCCCCACGGCAGCGGTGGACCAGGTTCAGGACCAGTGGGTGTGAATAAAAAGCTTGAGCCTTTTCTCCCGGTATCCAGGGTTGTCCGTCTGGAAGACGGCCAGTTTTTTTTAAAATACGACTATCCTGATACCATCGGGTATATTGCCCCCTTTTATGGAAACTTCTCTGTCATGCTCAAGGCCTATGCCTATATCCTGAGGCTTGGCCGGGAAGGACTGCTCCGGGTTTCAGAAAACGCTGTTCTGGCGGCCAACTATCTCAGGAAAAGACTGGAAAAACAGCTTGTCATACCCTACAACCGGATCTGCATGCACGAATTCGTGGCCTCAGCCGTGAACCAGGCTCAAAACGGGGTCCGGGCCGTTGACATAGCCAAGGCCCTGCTGGACAAAGGCCACTATGCTCCAACTGTGTACTTTCCCCTTATTGTCAAAGAGTGCCTGATGATCGAGCCCACAGAAACCGAAACCAAGGAAACCCTTGACACTTTTGTGGACGACCTTCTGGAAATCCTGACCAGGGCTGAAACCGACCCTGAAGCAATCAAGTCTTCTCCCAAGAACCTGCCGGTTACCAGGCTGGATGAAGTCCTGGCAGCCAGAACCATGCACCTTTGCGGATGATGGATCATGAATTTTGAACTGGTCATCATCGGTGCCGGACCCGGGGGATATGCAGCAGCCCTTGCAGCAGGCCGGAACGGCCTGAAAACAGCCCTGGTGGAATCCGGCCCCCTTGGAGGAACGTGTCTGAACAAGGGCTGCGTCCCTACCAAGCTCCTGCTGGGCACTACCAGTCCGGAAGCTGAGCTGGATGGCCAGAAAAGGCTCAGACTGGCCCGGGGTGAGATCAGCTTTGATCTGGCAGCTGTTCAGAACCGCAAAAAAATCCTGATCAGTGCCACCCGGAAATCCATGCAGGACAGCCTGGAAAAGGCGGGAATAACCATTGTCCAGGGCCGGGCCAGACTGGATGGTCCGGGCCGGCTGGTGGTGGAGGATGAGACCATAAAGTACTCCAGCCTGATTCTGGCCATGGGTTCCAGAAGCGGCAGCCCCCCTGCTGTTTCTCCGGACCATGACCGGATCCTGACTTCCACCAGCGCCCTGGAACTGGAGACTGTGCCTGAATCCTTGGCTGTCATCGGAGCCGGACCTGTAGGCATTGAACTGGCTGAGATTTTTTCGCGGCTGGGTACGGAAATCACCCTTATTGAAGCCCTGGACTCGGTGGCTCCCCACGAAGACCCGCAAATCGGACTTGAACTGACCAGATACTTTAAAAGAAAAAAATGGGTCCTGAAAACAGGGGTCAGGGTGGAATCCGTCAGCCCGGGCAGCTCCGGCCTGGTCATCCGCCTGGACAGCGGCCAGGAGGTTGAGGTGGAAAAGTGCCTGGTGGCTACAGGCCGGCTCCCGGCCGGCTCCGGCATGAACCTCAAGTCCGCAGATATTCAGACTCAGGGGCCGGGCTGGATAAAGACCGACCAGTACCTCCGGGCTGCCCCGGGGATCTATGCTGTGGGGGATGTCAACGGAAAATCAATGTATGCCCATGCTGCATCCCACCAGGCTGAGTATGCAGTAGCCCATATCCTGGGTGCTCAAACCAGCCCCTATCCTTTTCCGGCCATTCCCTCCTGCATCTATGGTTCCATGGAGGTTGTCCGGACTGGAATTCTTCCGGACCACCCCTGGCTCCGGGAAAAGGAGATAAAGGTCTCCAAAGCCATGACTGCGGCCAATCCCATTGTCCAGGGACACGGACTGATCCAGGGTTTTATCAAGGTATTCTGGTCCCAGGGCCGGGTGACAGGCATCACCGGTGCAGGTCACGGGCTGTCCGGACTGGTCAACCTCTGCCAGGTCATCACTCAGCAGCAATGGACGAAGCAAGAGGCCAGACAGTATATTTTTGCTCACCCCACCCTGGATGAGACATTAAAAGAGGCCCTTTTAGCCCCCTGGCTTGAAAACGGATGACTCTGCCTAATTACAACTTGACTAAAGCTCAGCAGGTGGATATTTTGCTTATTTACTTTTTTTAAGGAGAAGAGATCATGAAAAGAACATATCAGCCCAGCAGGATCAAAAGAAAAAGGACCCATGGTTTCCGGGTCCGGATGAAGACCAAGAACGGTCGGGCCGTGATCAACCGCAGAAGGGCCAAGGGAAGAAAGAGATTGTCCGTTTAACCTTTGGCAGGCATTTACGCATAACCAAACGGCCCCTTTACCAGGAGTGCTACTCCAGGGGCCGTCGCTATTTTACACCAAGCTTCATTGTTTTTATCCGGGCCAATCACCAGCCCTCATGGCGCCTGGGAATAGCAGTTTCCGGCAAAGTGGGCCCGGCAGTCAAGCGCAACAGGGTCAAAAGGCTTATCAGGGAGTTCTTCAGGGTCAACCAGCACAGCATTGGACTCAAGGCTGACTTTGTTGTGGTCTGCAAAAAAAGCATTGATCTGGACAACCTTACTCAGCAGCAGGTCAACCAGGAAATCACTGATCTGCTTTCCCGGATCGGCAATCAAATACTTTGACCGGGAAAACCAAACTTCCCGGCCCGGCAGGGCTTTGGAGAAGTAAAATCTATGCCGCCAATGAGATGCGATATATTTTTATAAAATTGATAACCTTATACCAGACCGCATTGTCGCCCCTTTTCCCCTGTGTTTGCCGTTTCCAACCCACGTGCTCGGAATACTCAAGAGAGGCGATTCAGGCTCACGGGGCCATCAAGGGCCTGGCCCTGACCATTTTTCGCCTGGCCAGATGCAACCCTTTATTCAAGGCCGGGCTGGATCCAGTCCCGGAAAAATTCTCATTCCGGGCTTTGTTCAAAGCACTCCCTAATCCGGACTCCTCCTGCCCGCGGTCTGTCAAATCCATTCTTAGGAGCCAGAAAACATAATGGAAATTCATAGAGTCCTTATCGCTGTTGTCCTGTCCCTGGGTGTCCTGCTGCTGTGGAATTTCCTGTTCCCTCCTGCTCCGCCCCAAAGGGCCACCACTGATGAGCCTGTTGCAGAACAGCGCATCTCTCCTGATGCGCTCCAGCCGGACTATGTTGCTCCTGGAGAGCTCAGACCAAGGGAAGCAGCCCGGTTTGAAGCGGTGGAGGGCAGACAGATCGTGGTGGAAACACCTCTTTACCGGGCCACCTTCAACAGTTCAGGCGGAGTTCTGGAGCACTTTCTGCTCAAACAGTTCAGCCAGACCATTGACCCAGACTCTGCCCAAATCGACCTCATCACCCCCAGATCTCTGATGCGGGGCCCCATGGGTATCTCCTGGAACAGAGTTCCTACATGGATCGAAGGAGAATGGTCCTTTGAAGGCGATGATATAAACCTTGGGCCCGGCGAAGAAAAAAGCCTCATTTTTACCGGACGGGTAGGCGGGGTTGAAATCATCAGAAAGATGACCTTCCTGGCAGACACTTATGAAATCAGAGAAGAAATAGAGGTTATCAACACTACCGACTCCCAGGTGGTGGGTGAACTGGGCAATATCCTGGCCACGCCTGCTTTTTCCGATGACCGCTACAACCCGACCAGGGTGGCCTATTTTGACCAGAGCGGGCTGAGCCATGAAAAAGACCGCCAGCTCAGGGACGGCTTCACCCATCAAAACGGCTTAAAATGGGGGGCCATCGGCAACCATTACTTTCTTCTGGCCTTTGTTCCCCAGACTGCCCAGGATTCCACCCTCAGGGCTGACCTGGAGAATGAAATCTACCGGATCACCGTGTCCGAAAGTTTGTATATCGAACCCGGCATGGCCAGGATCATGGCCAACACCTATTATATCGGCCCCAAGGACCGGGAATTTCTCAGGGACGCCCCGGCCGAGCTGCACAGGGCCATCTATTACGGCTGGTTCAATATTATTGCCAAGCCTCTGATCATTTCACTGAATTTTTTCCACAGTCACACCGGCAACTACGGGGTGGCCATCCTCCTGCTGACCCTGGTGGTCAAAATCATCTTCTGGCCTCTGGCCCAGAAGAGTTATAAGTCCATGAACCAGCTCAAGAAGCTGCAGCCCATGATGGCCAAAATCAGGGAAAAATACAAAGACGATCGTCAAAAGATGAATGAAGAGATGATGCGTCTGTACAAGACCTACAAGGTCAATCCGGCTGGCGGCTGCCTGCCCATTCTGGTCCAGATACCAGTGTTTATTGCCCTGTACCAGGGACTGATGGGTGCGGTTGAACTGCGGCATGCTGCATTCATCTATTACCTGCCCTTTACAGACATCGTCTGGCTGGCTGATCTGTCGGCCAGAGATCCGTTTTACATAACTCCCCTGGTGATGGGGGCCACAATGTTTTTACAGCAGAAAATGGCTCCGGCACCGGGCGATCCACTTCAGGCCAAGATAATGCTTTTTCTGCCCCTGGTCTTTATATTCATTTTCATCACCTTCCCTTCAGGGCTGGTACTTTACTGGCTGGCCAACAATGTGCTTTCCATTGGTCAGCAGTGGTGGGTGCTCAGAAGTGCCGGCAATAAGCCCCTTGTGAAGGCCGATGACCAGAAAGATGAACCCCAGGTCGAGGAAAAGCAGGACAAGCCCAAGCCGTCACCAGCTCGCAAGGCGGCCAAAAAGAGGAAAAAGAAATAACCCTGACTGCCGGATCAGAATGCCTGCAGCGATCCGGCCCAAAAACCTGTTCTTTGAAATCACACTAATCAGGCAACTCACTGACCGGACATGCCATTGATGTTCACCTCGGTCCAGATTGAACACCTTTCTGCCCGGGGCGGACTGAAAGCGCTTTCCCTGTTTTGCCCGACTCGGGCCTGACGGCGCTTAAAAGCCCATTTTATCCATGTCTGGTTGAATGCAGTCTTTTAAGGAGCAACAATGGAAGATTACATTGAATTCTCAGGCAAGGACGTTGACGACGCTATTGCCAACGCCTGCACCTACTTTGGAATTGATCGCGACAAGCTGGAGATTGAAATCGAGAGCGGAGGCTCTTCAGGCATATTCGGACTGGTAGGGGTCAAAAAGGCCAGAATAAAGGCCAGGAAAAGGTCCCGGATCAACGATGACCAGCTGGACCGTCCCCGGAAGAATGCCCAGCCTAAGGCACCTGAAACCGGGCAGGCCAATGCCAGGCAGCCCGAAAAGGAGCCTGTTCCTCCGCCTGAACCTGCTCAAATGGAAAAAAAACCCCAGGAGCCCGATCACTCCCAGACTGAACCCGAAATCCAGGATGCTGAACCTGAAAAAGCCCCTCAGGCAAAGGAAGTTTATCCCCAAGATCCTGAACTCAAGGAGTTCATATCCAGCCTCATGGTCCAGCTGATCACCCCACTTTCGCCGGACGCCAAAATCACTATTGATGATCAGACCAGGCCCA from the Desulfonatronovibrio hydrogenovorans DSM 9292 genome contains:
- a CDS encoding (deoxy)nucleoside triphosphate pyrophosphohydrolase; the encoded protein is MSWISVAAGIVVRDGLVLGVQRPQGKVLAGFWEFPGGKAEPGEPVAEALVRELYEELGIIPRDFWLWTSLKKSYDHINAHVHFYMVTGYDGNIVARERQEMAWFDPAEAVTRDFLPADQEILERLALKHEPPFLDPKID
- a CDS encoding ABC-F family ATP-binding cassette domain-containing protein → MKITINNISKSYSGEDLFKDLSFEINSGNRLAVTGPNGCGKTTLLRMLAGLAGPDTGSINLPRGLKTGYVVQELDSQDLKTPLLEYVLDVLPDWGEFWRKWKQAIAREDSDQLTRLSHVQAEMEQAYGYNPEYKAEKILNGLGFEEKTFGSPLRSLSGGWRERAKLSRVLLQGADLLILDEPTNHLDMEAVLWLEDYLLSFSGMLVLVAHDRFFLDRVVTHILHLGFDRPYFRPGNYSSFVDWHEQRELLKEKERDKIQGRIKHLQSFVDRFRYKATKARQAQARLNRINKLSSGIKDFQEDQKGKSLNFSWPAPRRASRVAITCAGLKFTHPGKPVLLDDLSFQLFHGQKIALMGPNGSGKSTLFKLIMDCLEPEQGYVRLGRNTYPGYFTQHQTETLVLENTVLTEIRRLATGNPTEEEIRSVLGLFMLDESFWERRAMSLSGGEKSRLILASLFLTRANLLLLDEPTNHLDMESREALIAALKDFPGAVFIIAHDRYLLSQVAGEVWTMENQGITQHGHGFDLYYDNLLTKGRESCSQEKGPAVSRDKKEGTSQKQRRRQEAQARNQAYRLLKPLKAEYSHKESRLEECLARQEEVEAIMARPETYQEPEKFKTLNLEYQALVEENEMLMARLEKLEQEIGSLESRKP
- a CDS encoding FAD-dependent oxidoreductase; protein product: MSAFFSKKKKDEWVLDQEQQDYLKKLFSQVLVHEVAIRIFTDNQKDPYSQFAVNFVRDLSRLDQKITFEVLDSKDEKAVSAKVRGPLVLDVAPEKYGIRFMGAPSGEEGQSFIQAVIMASTGDSSLAPSSRKILARLKEKRTVQVFVNPQCPYCPAQVVNALKAAVELPGLVSMECIEVGQYPDAAKEYDVGSVPHTVYDQGKLATLGLVAEETFASELVTLTSGQTIFAYPGSPDLEKYDLIIVGAGPAGLTAGIYAARSGLRTVVLEKSVVGGQVALTPVVENYPGFASIPGKGLMEMIEAQAREYFQTRTGEEVLEVRLGRDIEVTTTRGGYLGRAVILATGGTWKKLGVPGEDRFHGRGVSYCAHCDGFFYKDKTVLVVGGGNTALTDALHLSNLGAKVRIVHRRDEFRGEKHLKDQVQNLGIPVDWSHVVKEVLGESTVEQVVLVEEKSGREKVMDVQGVFVAIGINPNADFIDYLGLDRDEDGFISTDQRGRTSIPRVYAAGDVTSGPRQIVTAAGQGAAAAMTAFEDIQKMIK
- the gcvH gene encoding glycine cleavage system protein GcvH, with the translated sequence MIPSELLYSRSHEWVKVQDQTALTGITFFAQEQLGDITFVELPQPGTDLEKGQEMGVVESVKAASEIYAPVSGQVVEVNHELENSPELINQDPYGRGWLVKIKVLGPVTGLISPEEYAGLVEGD
- the gcvPA gene encoding aminomethyl-transferring glycine dehydrogenase subunit GcvPA, with the translated sequence MPYIPHTQDQQKEMLETIGLGSMDELFQDIPETLTPEKFDLPRGRSEMEVTTFLRQLASRNRTGLKSFLGAGFYDHYIPAAAPALVSRSEFYTAYTPYQAEASQGSLQALFEYQTAMARLMDMDYANASVYDGGTAIYEAMMMAVRHTRRKKIVISSDLSPIYQHMLQCYTKNLHLHLETVDQSNGLPDTKGLARALDQETAALIVQNPNFFGSISDYSDLFQQCAAMGAVSIISVYPVLQSVLKTPGEMKADIAVAEGQSLGLPLSFGGPYLGIMTCSRSLIRQMPGRIVGKTRDSRGREGFVLTLQAREQHIRREKATSNICSNQSLCALQALAYICLMGPAGLEQTALKSMELARYAADKLTSIPGVSLLNKAPFGNEFAIRLPVSAYDLVDSLVPRGFVPGFPLGRYYPGLENCLLMACTEKISPTDIGMLSELIRGAL
- the gcvPB gene encoding aminomethyl-transferring glycine dehydrogenase subunit GcvPB, which translates into the protein MKTIFQKSIPGRTSAQQTRTGPARPELIPESLSRQSPPDLPRVSELDVVRHFTGLSRQNFGVDSNFYPLGSCTMKYNPKFMEQVAALPGFTDLHPLLPQLKGAGLYTQGALQVIYDLEDLLCRITGMDAYTLQPMAGAHGELTGAMLMAAYHRKKGNRKTRLIVPDSAHGTNPSSAAIAGYEVVSIQSKDGIIDPAALKQVLDENVAGIMMTCPNTLGLFETHLPEIVDLIHSVDGLLYYDGANLNAILGRMLPGRAGFDVVHLNLHKTFGTPHGSGGPGSGPVGVNKKLEPFLPVSRVVRLEDGQFFLKYDYPDTIGYIAPFYGNFSVMLKAYAYILRLGREGLLRVSENAVLAANYLRKRLEKQLVIPYNRICMHEFVASAVNQAQNGVRAVDIAKALLDKGHYAPTVYFPLIVKECLMIEPTETETKETLDTFVDDLLEILTRAETDPEAIKSSPKNLPVTRLDEVLAARTMHLCG